One Candidatus Zixiibacteriota bacterium DNA segment encodes these proteins:
- a CDS encoding Rdx family protein, which yields MNISIEYCAEUNYLPKAASLADALKSKYDMNVELIKSGGGVFEIVRDGKLIFSKKAMGRFPEHSEIFEIIG from the coding sequence ATGAATATCTCAATCGAATATTGCGCAGAATGAAATTATCTGCCGAAAGCGGCCAGTCTGGCTGATGCTTTAAAGAGCAAGTATGATATGAATGTCGAGCTGATAAAATCAGGGGGCGGCGTGTTTGAGATTGTCAGGGATGGTAAACTTATCTTTTCTAAAAAAGCGATGGGCAGATTCCCTGAACATAGCGAAATATTCGAGATAATAGGA
- a CDS encoding ParA family protein, which translates to MTRIIGIVNLKGGVGKTTTSVNLGAALALLGLKVLLVDLDPQKSLTGWSGIESRYTTGDILINNTEPAEVIVKWPKTNCWILPAGYNLRAVEDQLLTFDNREHILREKLKTLDEYDYIIIDSAPSYGLLTINTICASDEIIIPLQTEILALESTIPFFETLGEIKRKFHPNLKIAGILPNMFDTRTNLSKSILDQMKASEYLGPLMFKTCIRKNVRLAETPSLGCAITRYGSTYGAEDFKALAEEILTDDDRAIIASLKNDLLDSAKTTDNESDYRIQTADTEI; encoded by the coding sequence ATGACAAGGATTATTGGTATTGTTAATCTAAAAGGGGGAGTTGGAAAGACGACAACGAGCGTTAATCTTGGAGCCGCATTAGCGCTTTTGGGTCTGAAAGTACTTTTAGTTGATCTGGACCCGCAGAAAAGCCTTACGGGCTGGTCTGGAATCGAAAGCCGTTATACGACCGGCGATATACTTATAAACAATACAGAACCTGCTGAGGTGATAGTCAAATGGCCCAAAACCAATTGTTGGATTTTGCCGGCGGGCTATAACCTGCGAGCGGTTGAAGATCAATTATTAACTTTTGACAATCGCGAGCATATACTTCGGGAAAAACTGAAAACATTAGATGAGTACGACTATATAATAATCGACAGCGCACCCTCCTACGGTCTTCTGACTATAAATACCATATGCGCCTCGGATGAGATTATAATCCCTCTGCAAACAGAAATACTTGCCCTCGAAAGCACCATACCATTTTTCGAAACTCTGGGTGAGATTAAACGTAAATTTCATCCCAACCTGAAAATCGCCGGCATTTTGCCAAACATGTTCGATACCCGGACCAACCTGTCCAAATCAATTCTCGACCAGATGAAAGCCTCCGAGTACCTTGGCCCCTTGATGTTTAAAACCTGTATTAGAAAAAACGTGAGACTTGCCGAGACGCCGTCTTTAGGCTGCGCTATTACCCGTTATGGTTCCACCTATGGCGCCGAGGATTTCAAAGCCTTGGCAGAGGAAATATTGACTGATGACGATAGAGCGATAATTGCCTCATTAAAAAACGACTTGCTTGATTCGGCGAAGACAACAGATAATGAATCGGATTATCGGATTCAAACAGCGGACACCGAAATATAA
- the grpE gene encoding nucleotide exchange factor GrpE yields the protein MTKNKKEKKKPEHKENNKPKEKPGAHKNSDNIEYPVVDIEKSEEYQQLNDRYLRLAAEFENYKKRTAREYSRLTETAESSLIFQLLEVVDDFDRALHQDTDDIKTLKQGIEMILNKLKETLRKRGLKEIKAVDEEFDPVYHEAVMQKEVSDKDDGIIVEELQKGYFHNSRVLRPAKVIVAKKIIESSGDNNKDDNSD from the coding sequence ATGACTAAAAATAAAAAAGAGAAAAAGAAACCAGAACATAAGGAAAATAATAAACCAAAAGAAAAACCCGGCGCTCATAAAAACAGCGACAATATCGAGTATCCGGTTGTAGATATAGAAAAATCGGAAGAGTATCAGCAGCTTAATGACAGATATCTAAGATTAGCCGCCGAATTTGAAAACTATAAAAAGAGAACTGCCCGCGAATATTCCCGTCTGACCGAAACTGCCGAAAGCAGCCTTATTTTTCAGTTGTTGGAAGTTGTCGATGATTTCGATAGAGCCTTGCACCAGGATACTGATGATATTAAAACGTTAAAGCAAGGCATCGAGATGATTCTAAATAAGCTGAAAGAAACGCTTCGGAAACGCGGCTTGAAAGAGATTAAGGCTGTTGATGAAGAATTCGACCCGGTTTATCACGAGGCAGTTATGCAAAAAGAGGTCAGCGACAAAGATGACGGCATCATTGTAGAGGAACTTCAAAAAGGATATTTCCATAACAGCAGGGTCTTGCGTCCGGCCAAAGTAATCGTGGCTAAGAAAATAATTGAATCATCCGGCGATAACAACAAGGATGATAACAGCGATTGA